In the genome of Coraliomargarita algicola, one region contains:
- the dxs gene encoding 1-deoxy-D-xylulose-5-phosphate synthase — MSILERIQSPADVKKLAPEELPQLAQEIRERIIQTTAKNGGHVGPNLGVVELTIGLHRVFNTPTDRFCFDVAHQGYVHKLLTGRNDERFDHIRTSDGYSGFLSRVESEHDAFGAGHAGTALSAALGMATARDQRDSDEHVVALCGDAAFTCGITMEALNNVATSTKRLIIILNDNKWSIAKNVGALPRYFNELITNPVYNRLNDDFESLLQKMPGGDSLIKLGSKWKQETKDFFVSSSLFEKFGIRYIGPIDGHDQKQVEHYLDFAKNAEQPVLLHVLTEKGRGYDVAIQNPERFHGASPFDVKTGKGTPSAPGTPPKYQDVMGHTLVKLAKEDANVIGITAAMPAGTGLNILENALPKQFFDVGIAEEHAVLFAAGMATSGFHPVCAIYSTFLQRAYDQIIHDVALQNLPVLFCMDRAGLSPNDGATHHGLFDLSYLRCVPEVVIMAPANEDELADMMATGLAHQGAAFIRYPRGNAIGTPIKETPVPLEIGKAQRLQKGSDIDIWAIGAMVADAQQLAAQLSEHGIQAGVVNTRFVKPLDTELLAESAQNTRLIVTMEDHVITGGLGTAVMEALQEACLHNCPVERIAWPDAFIEHGSSVAQLREENGLSPNAILERVMAKYAKLHAIQEVP, encoded by the coding sequence GCCGACGTCAAAAAACTCGCCCCGGAAGAACTACCGCAACTCGCCCAAGAGATTCGTGAGCGCATCATTCAAACCACTGCCAAAAACGGTGGCCACGTCGGGCCCAATCTGGGAGTCGTGGAACTCACGATCGGTTTGCACCGCGTATTTAATACGCCCACAGACCGCTTCTGCTTCGACGTCGCCCACCAAGGCTACGTCCACAAACTCTTGACTGGCCGCAACGACGAACGCTTCGACCACATACGCACCAGCGATGGCTACAGTGGCTTCCTCTCACGAGTAGAGAGTGAGCACGACGCCTTTGGTGCTGGCCACGCCGGCACCGCACTTTCCGCCGCACTGGGCATGGCGACTGCACGTGATCAACGTGACAGCGATGAGCATGTGGTCGCTCTCTGCGGTGACGCCGCCTTCACCTGCGGCATTACCATGGAGGCGCTCAATAATGTAGCGACGTCCACCAAGCGACTCATTATCATCCTCAACGATAACAAGTGGTCCATCGCTAAAAATGTAGGTGCCCTGCCCCGCTATTTCAACGAGCTCATAACCAACCCGGTATACAACCGCCTCAACGACGACTTTGAGAGCCTACTGCAAAAAATGCCAGGTGGCGACTCACTCATCAAACTGGGCTCCAAGTGGAAACAAGAGACCAAAGACTTTTTTGTCTCCTCCTCGCTATTTGAAAAATTCGGCATTCGCTACATCGGCCCGATCGATGGACACGACCAAAAACAAGTCGAACACTATCTGGATTTCGCTAAAAATGCGGAGCAACCCGTGCTACTGCACGTACTCACGGAGAAAGGCCGCGGTTACGATGTCGCGATTCAAAACCCGGAGCGTTTTCACGGCGCCAGCCCCTTCGATGTCAAAACGGGCAAAGGCACCCCCTCGGCCCCTGGCACACCACCGAAATATCAAGACGTCATGGGCCACACATTGGTCAAACTGGCCAAAGAAGACGCCAATGTCATCGGTATCACAGCTGCCATGCCAGCGGGCACAGGGCTCAACATCCTTGAGAATGCCCTGCCGAAGCAATTTTTCGATGTCGGTATCGCAGAAGAGCACGCCGTACTCTTCGCAGCAGGCATGGCCACCTCCGGCTTTCACCCGGTCTGTGCGATTTACTCCACCTTCCTACAACGCGCTTACGACCAGATCATCCACGATGTCGCTCTGCAAAACTTACCCGTGCTCTTCTGCATGGACCGTGCAGGACTCTCGCCGAACGACGGAGCCACTCACCACGGCCTCTTTGATCTCTCCTACCTGCGCTGTGTGCCCGAAGTCGTCATCATGGCTCCGGCAAATGAAGACGAACTCGCCGATATGATGGCCACTGGCCTCGCCCATCAAGGAGCCGCTTTTATCCGCTATCCTCGCGGCAATGCAATCGGCACCCCGATCAAAGAGACGCCCGTCCCGCTGGAAATCGGCAAAGCGCAACGCCTGCAAAAAGGCAGCGACATCGACATTTGGGCCATCGGTGCAATGGTGGCCGACGCACAGCAACTCGCAGCTCAATTAAGCGAGCACGGCATCCAAGCGGGCGTCGTCAACACGCGCTTCGTCAAACCACTCGACACCGAGCTACTGGCTGAATCCGCACAGAACACGCGCCTGATTGTAACCATGGAAGATCATGTCATTACCGGTGGTCTGGGCACCGCCGTCATGGAAGCACTCCAGGAAGCTTGCTTGCATAACTGCCCCGTCGAACGCATTGCGTGGCCAGACGCCTTTATCGAGCACGGTAGCTCTGTCGCGCAACTACGCGAAGAAAACGGCCTCAGTCCCAACGCAATACTAGAACGCGTCATGGCCAAATACGCCAAACTACACGCGATACAGGAAGTGCCATAA
- a CDS encoding iron-sulfur cluster assembly protein has protein sequence MQFNEELTLVRDTEATIIPAGETQVLAAGTRAVISQALGGTVTIRTDSGLFRLSSRDWDALGAEAQAQLDATVQSSESSSEDQPFSEELVWDAMRGCFDPEIPVNIVDLGLIYDLQISDPDTEGLHEVNVKMTLTAQGCGMGPVIAEDAKKNIEALAAVSSAQVDIVWDPPWTPHMISEAGRQKLGLE, from the coding sequence ATGCAGTTTAACGAAGAATTAACTCTTGTTCGCGATACCGAAGCCACCATCATTCCTGCGGGAGAGACTCAAGTGCTCGCTGCGGGAACGCGTGCGGTGATTTCTCAGGCACTTGGCGGCACCGTTACAATACGTACGGATTCGGGACTCTTTCGTCTTTCGAGCCGCGACTGGGACGCTTTGGGGGCGGAAGCGCAGGCACAACTCGATGCGACGGTTCAGTCGAGCGAGTCGAGTTCGGAGGATCAGCCTTTTAGTGAAGAGTTGGTCTGGGATGCGATGCGCGGCTGTTTTGATCCAGAGATTCCTGTCAACATCGTCGATCTGGGATTGATCTACGACTTGCAGATTAGCGATCCTGACACGGAGGGGCTGCATGAGGTTAATGTTAAGATGACTTTGACCGCGCAGGGCTGTGGCATGGGCCCGGTGATTGCTGAAGATGCCAAGAAGAACATCGAAGCGCTGGCGGCTGTGTCCAGTGCACAGGTCGATATCGTATGGGATCCGCCCTGGACGCCACATATGATCTCTGAAGCCGGTCGTCAGAAGTTGGGACTCGAGTAA
- a CDS encoding glycine cleavage system protein R, translated as MDGVLVLTISGQDRAGLVEKLADVIAAHGGNWEHCRMAHLAGRFVGLLEVTVAGENQQELEVALRTISDLDVMIAAGTTCSAVEPLRQFDLEVVGSDQPGIVRDVFKALALAGVNVEELSTRAYSAPSSGGMLFEAKARLACHAEIDRDDIRSRLEQIAQDVMVDIQILD; from the coding sequence ATGGATGGCGTATTAGTTCTAACGATCAGTGGTCAGGATCGCGCAGGTCTTGTTGAGAAATTAGCCGATGTGATTGCGGCGCATGGTGGCAACTGGGAGCACTGCCGGATGGCGCATTTGGCTGGCCGCTTTGTGGGCCTCTTGGAAGTGACGGTCGCGGGCGAGAATCAGCAAGAGCTCGAAGTGGCTTTGCGCACCATCAGCGATCTCGATGTGATGATTGCTGCGGGCACGACATGCTCGGCAGTGGAGCCCTTGCGGCAGTTTGATCTTGAAGTCGTGGGCAGCGACCAGCCGGGAATTGTGCGTGATGTCTTTAAGGCGTTGGCACTTGCGGGCGTGAATGTCGAGGAACTCAGCACGCGTGCGTATAGTGCGCCCAGTTCCGGTGGTATGCTGTTCGAAGCGAAGGCGCGACTTGCGTGTCATGCAGAGATCGATCGCGACGACATTCGTTCGCGTCTGGAGCAGATCGCACAGGACGTAATGGTGGATATTCAGATTTTGGACTGA
- a CDS encoding pyrimidine/purine nucleoside phosphorylase, translated as MSETFENVTIIKKANVYFGGQVTSRTVQFADGSKKTLGFMQAGDYEFGTEAPELMEMLGGSMDVKLADSEEWNTYSEGQSFNVPGNSKFSLKVAEGGADYCCSYLS; from the coding sequence ATGTCTGAAACATTCGAAAACGTCACTATCATTAAGAAGGCCAATGTCTACTTTGGCGGCCAAGTTACCAGTCGCACTGTGCAGTTTGCCGATGGCTCTAAGAAGACCCTTGGTTTTATGCAAGCGGGCGACTATGAGTTTGGCACGGAAGCGCCTGAGCTGATGGAAATGCTGGGGGGCTCTATGGATGTGAAGCTGGCGGACAGTGAAGAGTGGAATACTTATAGCGAAGGCCAGTCTTTCAATGTGCCGGGGAATTCGAAGTTTAGCCTGAAGGTGGCTGAGGGCGGTGCTGACTATTGCTGCAGCTACCTTTCGTAG